The Scomber scombrus chromosome 19, fScoSco1.1, whole genome shotgun sequence DNA window TACCAGCattgcaaaaacaaatatagaaTAGGTACCTCAACAAATTCAGGAAAGCTGAAAGCAGCCCCCTCTGTTTGGGCTCCGGTTTTCTTTCAATTCCATCCATCCCAAATCTTCCAATtgcaccttttccctcttgttgcTTCACCATTTCTTCCTCATAACTCAGTGACTGTGACCCATCTGTGCTCTTTGAAAACTGGAGTTTGGAGCGGATTATTGGTTGGGCATCATATGTTCCCTCTTGGTGCATTATAGCTGCATCTGTCTGCTTTTGAGCCGGCTCATCTCTCATTTGGTTAAAATCATTCTGGATTAGGTCATTTATATTTATCTCAATTGGTAGAGCTTCTGTGTCAAACATCTCAGATCCTCcaaaccatttttttctttgagaTTCCTCTGCACTAGCTGCCATGTTCAGTTGTGGAGGAATAACCCATCCATCAACTAGTGCCATAACATTCATATCCCATACAGGAACTTCATTTCCTAGTTTATTTGGGTTTTCACCCCTGATCTTGTCTGTGGTTGAAGGCTGCAGCTCAGGAAGGTCATTTAATATCACATCTCTTGGCTGCAAAGGAGCTGTCTTGTCTACCACTTGAGATCCAATATTGTCACTGTGTTTGGTGTCCTGCACCTGTCCAGGTAGCCAGACGGTCAACCTAGCAGCAGGGTCCTGGCTCAAAACCACTACACCCTGAGGTGGAGAGGACCAGAGTGAATCAGAGAACTTGCTTCTTGAGACAGAGCTACCAGAAACGATTAGGTCCTCAGGCACTGCAGCATCAGACTGCATGGAGTCAATAAAGGGGATGTTGGATGGTTCAGAGGCTGAAGGTGCAGGACTAATATCTTCTTTGTCTACAATGCGGAAGGGCCCAGTGCTGATAACCTTTGCATCTGAAAAGGATAGGTTTGGTGTTAGTCACGGTTTGGGACCATAGAAGTCCATTTTGTTGCACCTttagacaaaaacaaagcacaaaCCATCTGGAAGGTGTTTGACAGACCGGCCTTTACACTTTGAGCTACAGCAGCTGCACACCTCTACATCTCCACTTAGCTCCTCCCATCTGAAAAACAAATctcagtaattaaaaaaaaacaaaacacagggGTCACAAAACTGTTTGTGTGGACTGTACAAATACCTTGACTGGATCATGTTGTAGTTGCAGGCTTTAGAGCCAGTGGTGACCCCCTGGTCTGAGATGAGCACACTGCAATGGATGTACATCTTCAAGGAAGAGCAAGAATTCACATGGTCATACAGCtgaacagaaacacagtgaaaccacattgtaaaatataaaactcaCCTCAGAAATTAGATACGAGGTGTTCAGAGCAACATTAACCGCATCTGCTCTGTCGGAAGCCACAAACTGTATAACAGCATGAGGAGAGCCCAGGGGGGCCGTGCACCTGGCAGAGAGCAACAATATCACATGTGAATAAGACCAAAATGGTACAGTGGAGATGAATACTTGTCTGCCTGCTTTACCCTTTATTCAATATGACTGCATGTCGAGGTTTAGTCTGAGGCTCTGGAGATGCAGAGATGAAGCAGGACTGGATGAAAAGCCTCTGATCAGCCTTGGTTTTAGCAGACACCTGGAGATTGACAGTCTGGCCTCTTTTATACATATTGGATTCTGCTGTGCTTGTCCATGATGCTgcaggagaaaaggaaaaaagcattTAATGTCCAGAAATATACAATTGAGTCCAACTGCATGTTTCATGTTGTACTCACGATTCATTGCCTTTATGTTGAAGCTTCTGCCCTTGTCAGGAAGTGCAGGCGGGACAAAGAAGTTTGAATTCGACCTGAAAATACATGCATTCAGCTTTaggattattatttattccacTTAGTTATATAAATGTCTTGTTAACTTAATAGATGCACCTCTTTGTCATGCAGGAGATGTCTACTGTATGAGGAATTAGCCTCTGGGTTGATAGTGGTTTTTGGAGATTTAGGTGGAGAGAGTTGGAGTATACGTCAATTCCATTCTGCATCTGTGAGATAAGATGGTTTTAGAAAAATGCTGTAGAAATAAGAAAACTATGCAATCATTTTGTAAGCTTACCGTATGAGTAGTTCCACATTTATCAAAGCTGTAAGTGAAGACAAATTGGTTTGGTAGTTCTTTGTTGCTATTGCAGCCATCACCCAGCTGTATGTCCTCTTCATTCAGTGTGACACTGTTGAATCTCTTATCAACCAGCAAAGTTAACTGAGATTTATCACAAGAAACCTGTACTTTGGGAACTGACATCATTGGAGGAGCAAGCATGTGAAAATCAGGGAATGGGGTTCGCCAGGAGCTGAACATGGTGTTCAATTGAGGGAAATCCAAATTTCGCTTGAATGGAAGGTGTAGGACATTTCCAAAAAATCCTGGAAAAGCTGGAAAAGCTTGTGGAAATGCAGCATCCTGTTGTATTACTGAATGAACAGGAATAAAATGTCCAACAAAAAGGCACAGAAATATCTCTACAGTCCCCATTGCAAAACTCAAAGTGGTCCAACCACTGTAGTTGCTGGCAGCCTGAGTGTGTCATTGATAAGGTGCAGTGGAAGGAGGCACAGGTGTTGGTAATCGAGCTAACGAGGCTGATATGCTAATGCACTAATGCTGCATTCAAGATGGGATTCTGAGCACGTTCACTCTTTAACACCAGTGCACACAGTGATTCTTACTGTGAGGCATGAGGTATGTAGCAGTTATAATAAAATCTTACTTACAAAATTGTGATTTTGGTTCATGTTATTTCTGAAAGCAGAAAACTGagatcattttttgtgtgtgttaaatccATTTATTTTGTTCCTTTTAGGTAAATGGTATTTTAAGTAACTGCAGTCTTTCCCATGTTCAATTTTAATATAACACATCAAAGTCATAGACAATGAAAACTATGAATTTTATAATATTCCTCTACCGTTTCTAATGCATTGTGACTTTGTGATATTTTAGGATTTCATGCTAGTATTATAATCTTTAAAGATAAAACTGTAATGATAActctatttttatataattctaTTCATGTGGGAATTCAGTCACATATTTAGGCCTAGCCTACATATATCACAAGTTACATTTTCTTCCAATTTCATTTTCtcaatctaaaaaaagaaaagaaaagaatagataaatatttaattaaaaaaaagaagatataatGTAAACAAGAGTGAACGAAAGAAAGGGGAAGGAGGACAAATCCCAAGCAGGAGGGCACATATCTGTAATGGTGAGAGTACACTGTACTGTTACAAAGCAACAactatcatcatcataacaGTCATTACAGTATAATGAGCATAATGTGGGATATCAGTAAGGATGTGTGTATATTAGCCTCTAGCTTTAAGCCACATAGTGAGTGATCATATGAAGCTCAAGTAATTAGATAAATAATCTTTCTAAGCCATCAACAGGCggcagtagcagtagtacttTAGTAACCAAGCAACAGAACGTGTGTAGCTAAGCTTCTACATTTAGAAAAGTGAAGGTGCGTATGTTACCTTTTACTAGAATGAAGTGGGGCGGAGCCTCCGTGCAGGTAGGCGGTGTAAAACCAGGTGAGCACCGCCAAAGGAGGAAGACAAGGAACCGACAAAAGAGTGTCAAAAACCTGCCAGAAATGTCATTAATACAACTTTTGCACTAGTATGGTATAAGAGGACGGATAATCCACCATGGGATACACAGGTATGATCACTTTTATACGTGTTTGAGTCAGCTTTCAGACTATGTGGGCATGTTGCGTGTGGAAGTTTTTAGGCGTGGCCTGCGCAACTGTAAAAGGAGCTCAGAGGAGAAATATGTCACATTTACGGCTCATAATGTGcttaatgttgtgtttatatGTCTGTTTGTTGTCCTTTTTATATGAATTGGGAGCTAATCCAACAAACTGAGTCATATATGTAATCATAGGCTATTTAGTTAACTAGTTTCACttaaagatatttagtttttattcagcTAATAATAGGCTTTGTGCAGCCACTGGACTATTTACCATATCGttgtaataaacataaaaacacttaaaagtaTCAGACATTAGAAAGCATAATGAAAATAGGTGTAATTGATATGTATAGATAAGCTACAGTAAATCCTGTGAAATGATGCTGTTTAACTATGAGAAAACAAAGTAATATGTATCAAGTCTAAAAAGATGTCATGACTTGGTAAATCATATTAAATGAGGtcatagtgtttttttgttaggGTTTACAGTGACTATATGTGACAACTTGAATGGCAGCAAACATTAGACTAACAATATTATGACCAAaaacactgagcagctccacagCACCCAACTGAAGGACTGAATGTAATAGACTAGTAGTAGTTAACTATCTCTGACCCCTCAGGCCAGATCAGTGTGGCAATGAATGTTTGAACACCCCACCCAAACTGTTGTCCTATATGGTGCAGGGGGAGGGGTCTTTCATAGCCCTGTATGGGTGGGTTCCTCTCACCTTTGctcagaggaaagaaaacaaacaaacaaaaaatcccCAGAAATCACCTCTGTATCTCCACCAGAGTCACACCATGTTGCAGATATGTGTGAACTCTTTTTATTCTCATGTGTTATCGTGGTGTTGTAAACCGCTggcctgctttttttttttgcagtgctCAAACCCACAACACTGCAAACAAGTCTGCAAGCAACTCAGACAAGCTCTCAGAAGCAGTTAACTCTACATTTAAGATCACATTTAATAAACATAtaagcatatttttttatttaatcttctaTCACATGTTGATTCCTCTCTACATATACTGATGCTTACACAGCTGGTATTTACCTAAATCTAAGCCCATAAGTCACCTGCTTCAGCCTAACAATATGTGCTATCGTACAGAACACACAATGCAACAATTCCTTCTTTATTTTGTGGATTTTTGTCACAGTACCCAAAGCTGATAggtcaaaataacacatttctgcTTCTTATAGGAGTATGTTGCACCAGCCTCAAGGACAACAAAGCCCTGATGAAGATGGGCTTGGGGCTGGTGCTGGTGGGCCATGTCAACTTTCTTCTTGGGGCGCTGGTGCACGGCGCTGTGCTCAGACACGTTACCTCGCACAAAGAGGCTCGCGCCATGGTTTACGCCATCTCTAATGTCCTTGCTATTGTGGCAGGCTTGTTGGTAAGTGGCATACACTGATGATGCACTCAGagaattatttttcttcttcttgggtTGTTCCTGCATGTCTGATCACAGTGCAGTGTATACAGTGTAAAAGTCTGTTAATCTAAGTAGCGATATTCCATAATCTGTGATGAAAGCGATGTGTGTTTTGACTGAACATGTGTCTTGTGCTCCTCAGGGAATTATTGGTGGAATATTGGCTATTGTGCTgtccaaaaacaagaaaaacaggatTCTGGTAAGAACTGTTTCCCTCTGTTCGGCACTCAAATGTGTCATTTGCTGGCTCCTGTTAGAACTtgcctgtgtgagtgtgtgtgtgtgtgtgtgcgcacgtgtgtTTAAATGACGAAATACACACGGAAATGCAAATGTGGAATTCAAGCATAGATTTAAATAAGATGTGCTGCCTCACAAAATGTATACTCACCTGTGATTTCTTCTCCATATGACATATAGAAAGACACTGTTTTTCACATACTAGCTTAaagttttctgttttcactttaGCACTCAACTATATCTATCTTTAACACTTATCCTATTCTGTCATGTTGTCCTTACAGCAGTGGGTCCTGTTGGTATTCAGCTTCCTGGCAGGTCTCTTGGCAGTTGCCTCCACTTTGGGCTTGTCCGTTTCAATGGTGACAGCAATTGTGCATAAAGGACGGAGCCTGCTAACACACTGCAAACTTTCCAAGCCTAACGTTGGTTCTTCCAGTATCACTTATGAATGCCCCTTTGACCCCACCCGAATATACGTAAGTTCAGTATAAAGAGGCCTATTCATCTTGTAGCAGTTTtgacactgcaaaaaaaaaagaaaagtattgaGTGATCAGATGTATTTTCATCAAACAGGGGACCACAATCATTCTGTGGGTGCCGCTCATCTTTATGTCTGTGGTGGAAATGGTGTTTTCCTTCCGCTCCTTTGCTGCCTGTACCTCGTTCCTCTACCTCTGTCCATGCAGGAAGAGGCCGATCCAGGCGAAGAGGGTAAGCTGCTCACTGGCTCTGCTGTTAGCAGGCCTGCATTGTTTAACACTGGCAGTGTGTGATGCTTTAGTATGACATGCTATGTTGTGTCACATATAGAGTTAAAATGAAGTCAGTAAATCATTTCAGTCAGTTGCTTTCTTTTTtgaatatgaaaaatgttttttgcatAAATGTAAATGAGGCAGTGGTAGTTCTCCAAAGCAGAAAAATGAAGTTGAAACTGTTtctaaaactttttaaaaacaagaaaatgttaaCTATTCTGAAAAATCACATATCAAGGGACTAATACTGTATTGTACCCTGGGTTTGCTAAAGAGGAGCATCATTTTACATGAGAAGTCAGGATTTTCCAGCCTGACTGATATTGTTACTCAGAATGACATCCTGTACTGTTTGagtttataaatgaatgtctttaaaaaactaacaaactatTCAACCTATAGGTTATAGTTATGTTCATTTACTGTGTCATACCAGTTATCATTCCAGTAGTAAAAAAGCAGCCATAAACTTAACAGATCACACAGTTTGAACAGTAAACAGACCTGGCTTCATAATATCCTCAAATAGCAATGTGACATTGAATTTAATACAGCCAATAAATGGAAGCCAGTGGACCTGCTGACAAAAGCAGACTGGAACAAGGCAGTGTGGTACCGTGTCCCTCAACTCAGGATATCACAATACATGAGAACAGTTTGGTCTTGAAGGTGAAattgaaacaaactgaaaaagcaCACCTCATATTCAGTGGCTCAGTAGATTCACCATCATGGCATTTAGCAACCCCTCATCTTCAAAATATACACGTCAGATTTCAAACGTTCTCGTGTATGAATTATGTATTACCAGGCAGCTTCATGGTCCAATTCTTTAACCTTCAGCATGTTAAGATGGTATGTTTTATTACATGTAAAACTGAAATTCAAACACTATTGTAAACACATTGTATAAGTGTTGGCAGGTATGATACGAGTCTTTGATACAGTCGAGTCTATAATTTAAAATTTCTTTTCTTGTCACAACTGCTATAGAGTATAATTGAATAAAACAG harbors:
- the tmem54a gene encoding transmembrane protein 54a — its product is MGYTGVCCTSLKDNKALMKMGLGLVLVGHVNFLLGALVHGAVLRHVTSHKEARAMVYAISNVLAIVAGLLGIIGGILAIVLSKNKKNRILQWVLLVFSFLAGLLAVASTLGLSVSMVTAIVHKGRSLLTHCKLSKPNVGSSSITYECPFDPTRIYGTTIILWVPLIFMSVVEMVFSFRSFAACTSFLYLCPCRKRPIQAKRVRIQRAVQIQTPPPQQDQETDIEAEPAERDELLDGDTPVEQQSDWL